The Leptospira mtsangambouensis genomic sequence ATCGCGAAACTGTGCTTGGATTTCTGATTCTCCGAATAATTTCGATCGTAAGCCGGAAACCACTTCGAGTAAAAATCGGTAAGCTTCAAATCCATGAAAAACTTCGTAACCTTTGTAAAAACGTTCGGATTCAGCAATGGGAAATAGACGACGATCGCCGAATGCAATATTTCTTTGGCATGTTTGCCAAACCTCTAAACCATCATCGTCTAAAGGGTTGCCTACTGGATCATTTGAATGTAATAGAATCAGGTTCGACCACATAATTTTATTCTATCAAATACAAAGTTCCAACTGTCACAAGATTGTCAGTCTCTAAAAAAATAAAATATGATATTGAAACTTAGTCTCAATTAATAAGGATTGGTTTATGAAGAACGAAGAAAATTGGAAAGAAAAACTCACTCCCTTACAATACCAAGTCACTAGAGAAAAAGGCACCGAACGCCCGTTTACTGGTGAATACTATGAACATAAAGAACAAGGTACTTATCTTTGTGTTTGTTGTGGTGAAGCGTTGTTTTCTTCGAATGCAAAATATGATTCTGGTAGTGGCTGGCCTAGTTACTATGAACCAGTTCGCAAGGAAGCAGTGGCAACCGAGTCAGACCAAAGCCATGGGATGGTGCGAACCGAGATCCATTGTCAAAACTGTGGCGCGCATCTTGGGCATGTTTTCCCCGATGGGCCAAAGCCAACTGGTTTGCGATATTGTGTAAACTCCGCTTCTTTAAAATTCCAAAAAGAATAGGTAAAGGTAAAGTGGATCGATTTGATTTTTTTTAGGTTATGGATTTTCCTTAGAAAGTTGGTAACTATCGAAATTGTGTTACTAAAGAAAGTCGGTATCTTTGGATACTTGC encodes the following:
- the msrB gene encoding peptide-methionine (R)-S-oxide reductase MsrB; amino-acid sequence: MKNEENWKEKLTPLQYQVTREKGTERPFTGEYYEHKEQGTYLCVCCGEALFSSNAKYDSGSGWPSYYEPVRKEAVATESDQSHGMVRTEIHCQNCGAHLGHVFPDGPKPTGLRYCVNSASLKFQKE